The following are encoded in a window of Nibricoccus aquaticus genomic DNA:
- a CDS encoding RNA polymerase sigma factor codes for MNRESSHEHAGDFVQTAVAEFQAPLTRYATRLVGDHDRARDIVQDTFVKLMAQTPEEVDGHVAEWLFTVCRHRALDVLRKEGRMKRFEEGQAERVTANDPRPGRTLERAETQEALLNLIGRLPANQQEVIRLKFQNGFSYKEISGITALSVSHVGVLIHNAVLRLRAEFAAQRP; via the coding sequence ATGAACCGGGAATCTTCTCATGAACACGCTGGAGATTTTGTGCAGACGGCGGTCGCGGAGTTTCAGGCTCCGCTCACGCGCTACGCCACGCGCCTCGTCGGCGATCACGACCGGGCGCGCGACATCGTGCAGGACACGTTCGTCAAACTCATGGCGCAAACGCCGGAGGAAGTGGACGGGCATGTGGCGGAGTGGCTGTTCACGGTTTGCAGGCATCGCGCGCTCGATGTGTTGCGGAAGGAGGGGCGGATGAAACGCTTCGAGGAAGGGCAGGCGGAGCGCGTGACGGCGAACGATCCACGGCCGGGGCGGACGCTGGAGAGGGCGGAGACGCAGGAGGCGTTGCTCAATTTGATCGGGCGGCTGCCGGCGAATCAGCAGGAGGTGATCCGGCTGAAGTTTCAAAATGGATTCAGCTATAAAGAAATCAGCGGCATCACGGCACTCTCGGTGAGCCATGTGGGTGTGCTGATTCACAACGCGGTGCTGCGGTTGCGCGCGGAGTTCGCAGCGCAACGGCCTTGA
- a CDS encoding YfbK domain-containing protein, with product MNEHQQTTIFSPDDHRLTAYALGELSGAERAEVEALLKHDAAARAAVEEIRALAAQLEGALEAEALAEPVGAVQKKEGKNDDPYRRKIVRFPYVWVGTLAAACFAVVLALRESSRTNVAVHDVAEERAKRVMAETLASEGGDGVPVESGAGFFLVKDAEEAARLPSAGAREMGASDGASAGGENAGGAVAGDFARVQSAPLSSFAADVDTEGYAKVRRYLDDGRLPPRDAVRVEEMVNYFNYRYAAPAKGEGEPFAASMEIATAPWNPAHRLVRIGVKGREAAGEGQPGGAAVTIAKDMALEVEFNPAVAQAYRLIGYENRPESTEAAGNDRGDAGEIGAGHTVTALYEIVPVDVAGGGVEAAPKEASSLREPQEELLTLKIRFTEPLVDVSRKMEIPVIDTGAAFEAASKDFKFAAAVASLGMMLRESSHTVASDYDRVISWAEAGKGEDADGKRGEFIELVKKARTLSAE from the coding sequence ATGAACGAGCATCAGCAGACGACGATTTTTTCACCCGACGATCACCGGCTCACCGCGTATGCGCTGGGCGAGTTGAGCGGGGCGGAGCGCGCCGAGGTGGAGGCGTTGTTGAAACATGATGCAGCGGCGCGGGCAGCGGTTGAGGAGATCCGTGCGCTGGCGGCTCAGCTCGAAGGCGCGCTGGAGGCGGAGGCGTTGGCGGAGCCGGTTGGAGCGGTGCAGAAGAAGGAGGGGAAGAACGATGATCCTTATCGGAGGAAAATCGTGCGGTTTCCTTATGTGTGGGTGGGGACTCTGGCTGCGGCGTGTTTCGCGGTGGTGCTGGCGCTGCGCGAGAGTTCGCGGACGAATGTGGCGGTGCATGACGTGGCGGAAGAGCGTGCGAAGCGGGTGATGGCGGAAACGCTGGCGAGCGAGGGCGGCGACGGGGTGCCGGTGGAGTCGGGGGCGGGCTTTTTTTTGGTGAAGGATGCGGAGGAGGCGGCACGGCTGCCGTCGGCCGGCGCGCGTGAGATGGGCGCGAGCGACGGGGCGTCGGCGGGCGGCGAGAACGCGGGCGGGGCGGTGGCGGGGGATTTCGCGCGGGTGCAGAGCGCGCCGCTGTCGAGCTTCGCGGCGGATGTGGACACGGAAGGCTACGCGAAGGTGCGGCGTTATCTCGACGATGGGCGGCTGCCGCCGCGCGATGCGGTGCGGGTGGAGGAGATGGTGAACTATTTCAACTATCGCTATGCGGCACCGGCGAAGGGCGAGGGGGAGCCTTTTGCGGCTTCGATGGAGATCGCGACGGCGCCGTGGAATCCGGCGCACCGGCTGGTGCGCATCGGGGTGAAGGGGCGTGAGGCTGCGGGCGAGGGCCAGCCGGGCGGCGCGGCGGTGACGATCGCGAAAGACATGGCGCTGGAAGTGGAGTTCAACCCGGCGGTGGCGCAGGCGTACCGGCTTATTGGGTACGAGAACCGGCCGGAGAGCACGGAAGCTGCCGGCAACGACAGGGGCGATGCGGGCGAGATCGGCGCCGGACATACGGTGACGGCGCTTTACGAGATCGTGCCGGTGGATGTGGCGGGCGGCGGAGTGGAGGCGGCGCCGAAGGAAGCGTCGTCGCTGCGTGAGCCGCAGGAGGAGTTGTTGACGTTGAAGATCCGGTTCACGGAGCCGCTGGTCGATGTGAGCCGGAAGATGGAGATTCCGGTGATCGACACGGGCGCGGCGTTTGAGGCGGCGAGCAAAGATTTCAAGTTCGCGGCGGCGGTCGCGAGCCTGGGGATGATGCTGCGCGAGTCATCGCACACGGTGGCGTCGGATTACGATCGCGTGATCAGCTGGGCGGAGGCGGGCAAGGGCGAGGATGCGGATGGGAAGCGCGGGGAGTTTATCGAACTGGTGAAGAAGGCGCGGACGTTGTCGGCGGAGTGA
- a CDS encoding autotransporter-associated beta strand repeat-containing protein: MRRPFPLLFASLVSLASIASAATFTWTGAGGNDHYDNPANWSGGIVPTNDGTATVLFGDQGAGPVQLPLFGLLNLASIQFQTSASYAFSGLALVNVNNGLDASATSGVRFSSGIVVTLSGETQNVRVASGSVEIAGAVLGGASLTKTGSGNLVLSGLNLYSGGTQVNSGSLTFTSLASVPNAGRIASSTGAYVGITFNQSVQSGFLNQIDASAFRGSIGLDTAAGQSSPTLYNEQLDLTGFNNLAGLGSQTSAIVSGKILIDAGTDYRFSGGNGTLYVASELSSTHSGIDLRSDYGSPLTVVLRGSNSFNGQVNILHSVLVLDNIKSLYGTQRLNLNGPAYAGYTENFNVSASSFLSRINTIGSSQAIVGIDSANTAAPRTVSDAIDLSMGGTRTDSYYLGTSSRVTLTGDITPTTGDDLYLTAVKGGHLTVASTLGNKIPGVVIGQTNSFDPQGGTVELKGNNTYANGTQVLGGTLLAGSNNALGLGGVSVNDRATLSIAQPVLISNQLTLSSGSTLSGYGTLGAVGGTYIGSGVRLSPGSATHIGTLSFNNGLTLGPGSSLTFNLLSPTGSAGTGWDLINVIGSPLNLTATTSSPFTIDLVTLSANGTAGQLATFDPTQGYSWTFATSDKINGSSSDTFAINASGFLNNTAGGSFFVTQTNTGLAINFTPVPEPSTYVLMALGLGLVAIFEYRRRK, translated from the coding sequence ATGCGTCGCCCGTTCCCACTTCTCTTCGCCTCCTTGGTATCTCTGGCGTCCATCGCCTCAGCCGCCACGTTCACTTGGACCGGCGCTGGCGGTAACGATCACTACGATAACCCCGCCAATTGGTCCGGCGGCATCGTCCCGACTAACGACGGCACCGCCACCGTCCTCTTCGGCGATCAAGGCGCCGGCCCCGTCCAGCTCCCGCTCTTCGGCCTCCTCAATCTCGCCAGTATCCAGTTTCAAACGTCCGCCAGCTACGCCTTCTCCGGCCTCGCCTTGGTCAACGTCAACAACGGCCTCGACGCCTCCGCCACCAGCGGCGTCCGCTTTTCCTCCGGCATCGTCGTCACCCTCTCCGGCGAAACCCAAAACGTCCGCGTTGCCTCCGGCTCCGTCGAGATCGCCGGCGCAGTCCTCGGCGGCGCCAGCCTCACCAAAACCGGCTCCGGCAATCTCGTCCTATCCGGCCTCAATCTCTACAGCGGCGGCACTCAGGTAAACAGCGGCAGTCTCACCTTCACCTCGCTCGCCTCCGTCCCCAACGCCGGCCGCATCGCCTCGTCCACCGGCGCCTACGTCGGCATCACCTTCAACCAGTCCGTCCAATCCGGCTTCCTCAACCAGATCGACGCCTCCGCCTTCCGCGGCTCCATCGGCCTCGACACCGCCGCCGGACAATCCTCCCCCACACTCTATAACGAGCAGCTCGACCTCACCGGCTTCAACAACCTCGCCGGCCTCGGCTCCCAGACCTCCGCCATCGTCTCCGGCAAAATCCTCATCGACGCCGGCACCGACTACCGCTTCAGCGGCGGCAACGGCACACTCTACGTCGCCAGCGAACTCTCCTCCACCCACAGCGGCATCGATCTCCGCTCCGACTACGGCTCCCCGCTCACCGTCGTCCTCCGCGGCAGCAATAGCTTCAACGGGCAGGTCAACATCCTCCACTCCGTCCTCGTCCTCGATAATATCAAATCCCTCTACGGCACCCAGCGGCTTAACCTCAACGGCCCCGCCTACGCCGGCTACACCGAGAATTTCAACGTCTCCGCCTCCAGCTTCCTCAGCCGCATCAACACCATCGGCAGCTCCCAAGCCATCGTCGGCATCGACTCCGCGAATACCGCCGCCCCCCGCACCGTCTCCGACGCCATCGACCTCTCGATGGGCGGCACCCGCACCGATTCCTATTACTTGGGCACGAGCAGCCGCGTCACCCTCACCGGCGACATCACGCCCACCACGGGCGACGACCTTTACCTCACCGCCGTCAAAGGCGGCCACCTCACCGTCGCCTCCACCCTCGGCAATAAAATCCCCGGCGTCGTCATCGGCCAGACCAACTCTTTCGACCCCCAAGGCGGCACCGTCGAACTCAAGGGCAACAACACTTACGCCAACGGCACCCAGGTGCTCGGCGGCACCCTCCTCGCCGGCAGTAACAACGCCCTCGGCCTCGGCGGCGTCTCCGTCAACGACCGTGCCACCCTCAGCATCGCGCAGCCCGTCCTCATCTCCAACCAGCTCACCCTCTCCAGCGGCTCCACCCTCTCCGGCTACGGCACCCTCGGCGCAGTCGGCGGCACGTACATCGGCAGCGGCGTCCGCCTCTCTCCCGGCAGCGCCACCCACATCGGCACGCTTTCTTTCAACAACGGCCTCACCCTCGGCCCCGGTTCCAGCCTCACCTTCAATCTCCTCAGCCCCACCGGCTCCGCAGGCACCGGCTGGGATCTCATCAACGTCATCGGCAGCCCGCTCAACCTCACAGCCACCACCAGCAGCCCTTTCACGATCGACCTCGTGACCCTCAGCGCCAACGGCACCGCCGGACAACTAGCCACTTTCGATCCCACGCAAGGCTACAGCTGGACCTTCGCCACCTCCGACAAAATCAACGGCTCCTCGTCCGACACCTTTGCGATCAACGCGTCAGGCTTCCTCAACAACACCGCCGGCGGTTCGTTCTTCGTGACCCAGACCAACACCGGCCTCGCGATCAATTTCACCCCCGTCCCCGAGCCCTCGACTTACGTCCTGATGGCCCTCGGCCTCGGCCTCGTCGCGATCTTCGAATACCGCCGCCGCAAGTAA
- a CDS encoding RDD family protein, with product MSAMAKNAGMGNAMAAAKGAERTHRFHVRTPEGVAFSYRLASPVLRLAALMVDWMTVTAAWMILATIIGLLSIVSRDIAGMVMAISYFLLSQGYRIAAEWLWRGQTIGKKVMRLRVVDERGLRLTFAQIALRNLLRAVDGLPFAYLVGGLAALFSRKAQRLGDLAAGTLVVWEPVEATPDLSTLQTGKYNSLRGHLPVVARLRQSVTPGEARAAWQALARRDTFEDAARVKLFAELAEHFRGITPMPPEAAEGVSDEQFVRNVVEVLYLERK from the coding sequence ATGAGTGCGATGGCGAAGAATGCAGGGATGGGTAACGCGATGGCTGCGGCCAAGGGCGCGGAGCGGACGCATCGGTTTCATGTGAGGACGCCGGAGGGCGTGGCGTTTTCGTACCGGCTGGCGAGTCCGGTGCTGCGGCTGGCGGCGCTGATGGTGGACTGGATGACGGTGACAGCGGCGTGGATGATCCTGGCGACGATCATCGGGCTGCTGAGCATCGTGAGCCGGGACATCGCGGGGATGGTGATGGCGATCAGTTATTTTTTGTTGTCGCAGGGGTATCGGATCGCGGCGGAGTGGTTGTGGCGCGGGCAGACGATCGGGAAGAAAGTGATGCGGCTGCGTGTAGTGGATGAGCGGGGACTGCGGCTGACGTTTGCGCAGATCGCGCTGAGGAATCTGCTGAGGGCGGTGGACGGATTACCGTTCGCGTATCTGGTGGGCGGGCTGGCGGCGTTGTTCAGCCGGAAGGCGCAGCGGCTGGGGGATCTGGCGGCCGGGACGCTCGTGGTGTGGGAGCCGGTGGAAGCGACGCCAGATTTGAGCACGTTGCAGACGGGGAAGTATAATTCGTTGCGGGGGCATCTACCCGTAGTGGCGCGGTTGCGGCAGTCAGTGACGCCCGGCGAGGCGAGGGCGGCGTGGCAGGCGCTGGCGCGTCGGGACACATTCGAGGATGCGGCGCGGGTAAAGTTATTCGCAGAGCTGGCGGAGCATTTCCGTGGGATCACGCCGATGCCGCCGGAGGCGGCGGAGGGAGTGTCGGATGAGCAGTTTGTGCGAAATGTGGTCGAGGTGCTTTATCTGGAGCGGAAGTAG
- a CDS encoding stage II sporulation protein M: MIVNLEKFVTEERVQWEKLEAILNKLAADHWYALTLEEARELERLYQRASADLARLATFSAEPEARHYLEGLVARGYAEVHGGKSESTRFRPWTWLAQTLPQTFRRRAKAFTFSLMVTMIGVIFGGLAVAFDQEAKEVIMPFGHLLGDPSERVAKEEAADAGQLDGRKASFSGELMTHNTKVTLTAASLGMSWGVGTLVIIFYNGVILGAVAVDYVLAGEIVFLLGWLLPHGIIEIPAILVGGQAGFVLAGALLGRGQNLRMAGRLRAVMPDVVTLCFGAAVMLVWAGIVEAFLSQYHEPVIPYWVKIAFGVIEGAGLLWYLRRAGRKTETTEARA; the protein is encoded by the coding sequence ATGATCGTTAATCTCGAAAAGTTTGTCACGGAAGAGCGGGTACAGTGGGAGAAGCTGGAAGCGATCCTCAACAAGCTCGCGGCGGATCATTGGTACGCGCTCACGCTCGAAGAGGCGCGGGAGCTGGAGCGGCTTTATCAGCGGGCGTCGGCCGATCTGGCGCGGCTGGCGACGTTTTCGGCGGAGCCGGAGGCACGGCATTATCTGGAGGGATTGGTGGCGCGTGGGTACGCGGAAGTTCACGGCGGGAAGAGTGAGAGCACGCGGTTTCGGCCGTGGACGTGGCTGGCGCAGACGTTGCCGCAGACCTTTCGGCGGCGGGCGAAGGCGTTTACGTTTTCGCTGATGGTGACGATGATCGGCGTGATTTTTGGCGGGCTGGCGGTGGCGTTCGATCAAGAGGCGAAGGAAGTGATCATGCCGTTCGGGCATTTGCTCGGCGATCCGAGCGAGCGCGTCGCGAAAGAAGAGGCGGCGGATGCGGGGCAGCTCGATGGGCGCAAGGCGAGTTTCTCGGGTGAGTTGATGACGCATAACACGAAGGTGACGCTGACGGCGGCGTCGCTCGGGATGAGCTGGGGCGTGGGGACGCTCGTGATTATTTTCTACAATGGCGTGATCCTCGGCGCGGTGGCGGTGGACTATGTGCTGGCGGGGGAAATCGTTTTTCTCCTCGGGTGGTTGCTGCCGCATGGAATCATCGAGATCCCGGCGATCCTGGTGGGCGGGCAGGCGGGGTTTGTGCTGGCGGGGGCGTTGCTTGGGCGCGGGCAAAATCTGCGGATGGCGGGGCGGCTGCGCGCGGTGATGCCGGACGTGGTGACGCTTTGTTTCGGCGCGGCGGTGATGCTGGTGTGGGCGGGGATCGTGGAGGCGTTTTTGTCGCAGTATCACGAGCCGGTGATTCCTTACTGGGTGAAGATCGCGTTCGGCGTGATCGAGGGCGCGGGGTTGCTGTGGTATCTCAGGCGGGCGGGGCGGAAGACGGAAACGACGGAGGCGCGCGCATGA